From the genome of Chanos chanos chromosome 5, fChaCha1.1, whole genome shotgun sequence, one region includes:
- the stag1a gene encoding cohesin subunit SA-1a: MITSELPVLQDSSNESGQADSVNLNMSVSELDETGEGRAKKKRGRPARPTTANKKPRKSPTDKGSVVVARGRKANGMAQQNGEGDPVTLFEVVKLGKSAMQSVVDDWIESYKQDRDIALLDLINFFIQCSGCKGTVRIEMFRNMQNAEIIRKMTEEFDEDSGDYPLTMPGPLWKKFRYNFCEFISVLIRQCQYSIIYDEYMMDTVISLLTGLSDSQVRAFRHTSTLAAMKLMTALVNVALNLSIHQDNTQRQYEAERNKMAGKRANEKLELLLQKRKELQENQDEIENMMNSIFKGIFVHRYRDAIAEIRAICIEEIGVWMKMYSDAFLNDSYLKYVGWTLHDRQGEVRLKCLKALQNLYTNRELFPKLELFTNRFKDRIVSMTLDKEYDVAVEAIRLVTLILQGSEDALSNEDCENVYHLVYSAHRPVAVAAGEFLHRKLFSRHDPQAEEALAKRRGRSSPNGNLIRMLVLFFLESELHEHAAYLVDSLWESSQELLKDWECMTELLLEEPVQGEEVLSDRQESALIELTVCTIRQAAEAHPPVGRGTGKRVLTAKERKTQIDDKNKLTEHFIMALPMLLSKYQTDSEKVANLLQIPQYFDLDVYSAGRMEKHLDALLKQIKFVVEKHTEMEVLEACSKTYSILCSEEYTIMNRVDIARSQLIDEMADRFSHSVEDLLQEGEEADDDDIYNVLSTLKRLTAFHNAHDLTRWDLFGNCYRLLRTGIEQGSMPEQIAVQALQCSHYSILWQLVKITEGSPSKDDLVALRRVVKSFLAVCQQCLSNVNTPVKEQAFMLLCDLLMIFSHQLTTGSREGLQPLVFNPDSTLQNELLNFVLDHVFIDQDDENQSMEGDEEDEANKIEALHKRRNLLAAFCKLIVYDIVDMPAAADIFKHYMKYYNDYGDIIKETLSKTRQTDKILCAKTLILSLQQLFNELLQDQGPNLDRTSSHVSGIKELARRFALTFGLDQIKTREAVATLHKDGIEFAFKYQNPKGPEYPPTNLAFLEVLCEFSSKLLRQDKKTVHAYLEKFMTEQMMERREDIWLPLISYRNSLLTGGDEDRMSVTSGSSSSKAGSVRSKKGRPSVHKKRIEEESVEGSWMMRNDTLQTPGALQTPQLTSTVLRENPRQAAEHIPDQDSEPGSESDYVHNPQMQMSWLGQQKMDEVNRKERTSMNYMKARSGGVRQTVRGLMEDDAEPIFEDVMMSSRGQLEDMSEEFEDTMVIDLPPSRNRRERAELRPDFFDSAAMIEDESGFTMPMF; this comes from the exons ATGATCACCTCGGAGCTCCCTGTCCTACA GGACTCATCTAATGAGTCTGGCCAGGCTGACTCTGTCAATCTGAACATGAGTGTCAGCGAACTGGATGAAACAGGAGAAGGCAGGGccaagaagaaaagaggaaggccTGCCAGACCAACC ACGGCCAATAAGAAGCCACGCAAGTCTCCTACAGACAAGGGCTCAGTGGTAGTAGCGCGGGGAAGGAAAGCCAATGGAATGGCCCAACAGAATGGGGAGGGAGACCCCGTTACTCTTTTTGAGGTGGTCAAACTGGGCAAGAGCGCCATGCAG tcagtagtaGATGACTGGATAGAGTCTTACAAGCAGGACAGAGACATAGCACTTCTGGACCTAATCAACTTCTTCATCCAGTGCTCTGGTTGCAAAG GCACAGTAAGGATTGAAATGTTTCGCAACATGCAAAATGCCGAAATTATCCGGAAAATGACAGAGGAGTTTGATGAG GACAGCGGAGACTACCCTCTCACCATGCCTGGCCCCCTGTGGAAGAAATTTCGCTATAACTTCTGTGAGTTCATCAGCGTTCTGATTCGTCAGTGCCAGTACAGCATCATCTACGATGAATACATGATGGACACGGTCATCTCTCTGCTCACCGGCCTCTCCGACTCACAAGTCCGGGCCTTCAGACATACCAGCACGCTAGCAG CTATGAAGCTCATGACAGCGCTGGTGAACGTGGCGTTGAACCTGAGCATCCACCAggacaacacacagagacagtacgAGGCAGAGCGGAACAAGATGGCAGGCAAGAGGGCCAACGAGAAACTGGAGCTTCTCCTGCAGAAGAGGAAAGAG CTTCAGGAAAACCAGGATGAAATTGAAAACATGATGAACTCCATCTTCAAGGGTATTTTTGTTCACCGTTACAG GGATGCCATTGCTGAGATCAGAGCCATATGCATTGAAGAAATCGGAGTTTGGATGAAGATGTACAGTGATGCCTTTCTCAATGACAGTTACCTTAAATATGTGGGATGGACCTTACATGACCGA CAAGGCGAAGTGCGATTGAAGTGCTTAAAAGCGCTTCAGAACCTCTACACTAACCGGGAACTCTTCCCCAAACTGGAACTCTTCACAAACAGGTTCAAG GATCGCATCGTGTCAATGACTCTGGATAAAGAGTATGATGTGGCGGTGGAAGCTATCCGGCTGGTTACGTTAATCCTTCA AGGCAGCGAGGATGCTCTGTCTAATGAGGACTGTGAGAACGTTTATCACCTGGTCTACTCAGCACACAGGCCTGTTGCCGTGGCAGCAGGGGAGTTTCTCCATCGAAA GTTGTTCAGCAGACACGACCCCCAGGCCGAGGAGGCTCTGGCTAAACGCAGGGGAAGGAGCAGCCCCAACGGAAACCTCATCAGGATGCTGGTGCTCTTCTTCTTAGAGAGCGAG CTACACGAGCATGCGGCGTACCTGGTGGACAGCCTGTGGGAGAGTTCTCAGGAGTTACTGAAGGACTGGGAGTGTATGACGGAGCTGCTGCTAGAGGAGCCAGTGCAGGGAGAGGAAG TGCTCTCGGACAGGCAGGAGAGTGCCCTGATTGAGCTGACAGTGTGTACCATTCGCCAAGCTGCTGAGGCCCATCCACCTGTGGGGAGAGGAACGGGCAAAAGA GTTTTAactgcaaaagagagaaagacacaaattgatgacaaaaacaagctGACAGAGCACTTCATCATGGCTCTACCCATGCTACTTTCGAAG TACCAAACTGACTCTGAGAAAGTTGCCAACCTTCTGCAGATTCCACAGTACTTTGACCTAGACGTCTACAGTGCTGGACGGATGGAAAAA CATCTGGACGCCCTGCTGAAGCAGATTAAGTTTGTGGTGGAGAAGCACACAGAGATGGAGGTGTTGGAGGCATGCAGTAAGACGTACAGTATCCTGTGCAGCGAAGAGTACACCATCATGAATCGTGTGGACATTGCCCGGAGCCAGCTCATCGATGAGATGGCTGACCGCTTCAGCCATTCTGTGGAGGACCTCCTGCAGGAG gGCGAGGAAGCGGATGATGATGACATCTACAACGTGCTCTCCACGCTCAAAAGACTCACTGCCTTCCACAA tgCTCATGATTTGACTCGATGGGACTTGTTTGGGAACTGTTACCGACTGCTCAGGACTGGCATAGAACAAGGCTCCATGCCAGAGCAA ATTGCGGTTCAGGCACTGCAGTGTTCTCATTACTCTATCTTGTGGCAGCTGGTGAAGATAACGGAAGGCTCTCCATCCAAG gATGATCTTGTTGCGCTAAGGAGAGTGGTCAAGTCATTTCTTGCTGTCTGCCAACAGTGTTTATCAAACGTCAACACTCCAGTCAAAGAGCAG GCATTCATGTTGCTGTGTGACCTGCTGATGATCTTCAGTCACCAGCTGACCACGGGAAGCAGAGAGGGGCTACAGCCTTTGGTATTTAACCCAGACAGCACTTTACAGAATGAACTGCTCAACTTTGTCCTGGACCATGTCTTCATCGACCAGGACGACGAGAACCAGAGCATGG AGGgtgatgaggaagatgaagcCAATAAGATTGAGGCCTTACACAAGAGGAGGAATCTGCTGGCTGCCTTCTGCAAACTCATTGTGTATGACATTGTGGACATGCCTGCAGCTGCAGATATATTCAAGCACTACATGAAG TACTATAATGATTATGGAGACATCATTAAAGAGACTCTAAGCAAGACCAGGCAGACAGACAAGATCCTGTGTGCCAAGACGCTCATCCTCAGCTTACAACAA CTCTTTAACGAGCTGCTTCAGGATCAGGGGCCTAATTTGGACAGGACCTCCTCGCACGTCAGCGGCATTAAGGAGCTGGCTCGCCGTTTTGCTCTCACCTTTGGCCTCGACCAGATCAAAACCAGGGAGGCTGTGGCCACACTGCACAA GGATGGAATTGAATTTGCTTTCAAGTATCAGAATCCCAAAGGACCAGAGTATCCTCCTACAAATCTGGCGTTCCTCGAAGTACTCTGTGAATTCTCATCCAAGCTCCTTCGACAAGACAAGAAAACAGT CCACGCGTATCTGGAGAAGTTTATGACGGAGCAgatgatggagaggagagaggacatcTGGCTGCCACTCATCTCCTATAGAAACTCTCTGCTGACAGGTGGAGACGAGGACCGCATGTCTGTGACCAGCGGGAGCAGCAGCAGTAAGGCAGGCTCGGTACGCAGCAAGAAGGGCCGACCGTCCGTACACAAGAAACGCATCGAAG AGGAGAGTGTGGAAGGCTCATGGATGATGAGGAACGACACGCTACAGACCCCTGGAGCTCTTCAAACTCCTCAACTCACCTCCACCGTGCTCAGAGAGAATCCCCGCCAAGCCGCAGAACACATCCCAGATCAGGACTCTGAGCCTGGCTCTGAATCCGACTACGTCCACAA cccCCAGATGCAGATGTCTTGGCTTGGACAGCAGAAAATGGATGAGGTGAACAGAAAAGAACGCACGTCCATGAATTACATGAAGGCCAGAAGCGGTGGAGTGCGACAGACTGT GCGCGGGCTTATGGAGGATGATGCAGAACCAATCTTTGAGgatgtgatgatgtcatctcGTGGACAGCTAGAGGACATGAGTGAGGAGTTTGAAGACACTATGGTCATTGACCTC CCTCCATCAAGGAACAGACGTGAGAGAGCAGAGCTTAGACCAGACTTCTTTGATTCTGCAGCCATGATTGAAGATGAATCT GGCTTCACCATGCCTATGTTCTGA
- the pccb gene encoding propionyl-CoA carboxylase beta chain, mitochondrial, whose translation MAASALLRTNCGILNVLKCSVKGLTQINRGTTASVVAQSRLLQNARCYSLGHLTVQERIEKKRQAALVGGGQKRIDAQHKRGKLTARERVELLLDPDSFVEYDMFVEHRCSDFGMEADHNKYPGDSVVTGQGRINGRLVYVFSQDFTVFGGSLSGAHAQKICKIMDQAMMVGAPVIGLNDSGGARIQEGVESLAGYADIFLRNVMASGVVPQISLIMGPCAGGAVYSPALTDFTFMVKDTSYLFITGPDVVKSVTNEDVTQEELGGAKTHTAVSGVAHRAFENDVDALLNLRDFFNFLPLSNKDPAPVTECHDPSDRLVPGLDTLVPFESTKAYDMLDIIHGIVDEREFFEIMPNYAKNIVVGFARMNGRTVGIVGNQPKVASGCLDINSSVKGARFVRFCDAFNIPIITFVDVPGFLPGTAQEYGGIIRHGAKLLFAFAEATVPKITVITRKAYGGAYDVMSSKHLRGDVNYAWPSAEVAVMGAKGAVQIIFRGKENQAEAEAEYVEKFANPFPAAVRGFVDDIIQPSTTRKRICRDLEVLASKKQTNPWKKHANIPL comes from the exons ATGGCGGCGTCCGCGTTGTTGAGAACTAATTGTGGAATTTTAAATGTCCTAAAATGTTCAGTGAAGGGGCTAACACAAATTAATCGAGGAACTACCGCTTCTGTAGTTGCACAATCGCGGTTGCTGCAAAATGCAAGGTGTTATTCTCTTGGTCACCTCACTGTACAAGAACGAATTGAGAAGAAACGACAAGCAGCGCTTGTTGGAGGTGGTCAAAAGAGGATAGATGCACAACATAAAAGG GGAAAACTgactgcaagagagagagtggagctgctGCTGGATCCAGACAGCTTTGTCGAGTATGACATGTTTGTTGAACACCGGTGTTCAGATTTTGGTATGGAGGCAGACCATAATAAG TATCCTGGTGACAGTGTGGTGACTGGACAGGGCAGGATAAATGGCAGATTGGTGTATGTTTTCAGTCAG gatttcactgtttttggaGGTAGTTTGTCTGGAGCCCATGCTCAGAAGATTTGTAAG ATTATGGACCAAGCAATGATGGTGGGTGCCCCAGTTATCGGTCTTAATGATTCCGGAGGAGCCCGTATTCAGGAAGGAGTTGAATCCCTCGCAGGATACGCTGACATTTTTTTG CGGAACGTGATGGCTTCTGGAGTAGTGCCACAGATCTCTCTCATCATGGGCCCATGTGCAGGAGGAGCTGTGTACTCACCTGCCCTAACAGACTTCACCTTCATGGTTAAG GACACCTCCTATCTGTTCATCACTGGGCCAGATGTTGTGAAGTCCGTCACAAATGAGGATGTGACCCAGGAGGAACTTGGAGGAGCAAAGACTCACACTGCTGTGTCAG gcgTAGCTCACCGGGCCTTTGAGAATGATGTTGACGCCCTCCTGAACCTCAGAGACTTTTTCAACTTCCTTCCTTTGAGTAACAAAGACCCAGCCCCTGTCACTGAGTGTCATGATCCCAG CGATCGGCTGGTACCTGGTCTGGATACGCTGGTTCCATTTGAAAGCACCAAAGCCTATGACATGCTGGACATCATTCATGGT ATAGTAGATGAGAGGGAATTTTTTGAAATCATGCCAAACTATGCTAAAAATATCGTGGTGGGGTTTGCTAGGATGAATGGACGCACTGTAGGCATTGTGGGTAACCAGCCGAAAGTGGCATCTG GCTGCTTGGACATCAACTCCTCAGTGAAAGGGGCACGCTTTGTCCGTTTTTGTGATGCCTTCAACATTCCCATCATTACATTTGTGGATGTGCCTGGATTCCTGCCTG gcACAGCCCAAGAGTACGGTGGTATCATTAGACATGGAGCCAAACTGCTTTTCGCATTTGCTGAGGCAACTGTACCAAAGATCACTGTAATCACAAGAAAG GCGTATGGAGGTGCTTATGATGTGATGAGCTCCAAACACCTCAGAGGAGATGTGAACTATGCTTGGCCCTCAGCTGAAGTGGCCGTTATGGGTGCCAAG GGGGCTGTTCAGATCATTTTTAGGGGTAAGGAGAACCAGGCAGAGGCTGAAGCAGAATATGTGGAAAAATTTGCCAACCCCTTTCCTGCCGCTGTCAGAG GCTTTGTGGATGACATCATTCAGCCTTCTACCACACGGAAGAGGATCTGCAGGGACTTGGAAGTCCTGGCCAGTAAGAAGCAGACAAACCCCTGGAAGAAACATGCCAATATTCCCTTGTAA
- the msl2a gene encoding E3 ubiquitin-protein ligase MSL2a yields MNPVNATTLYLSACRSTFKCDPQDPETYSELFTVLPFFRDSLSCRVCDHLLQNPVSPANSSCLHYVCKDCRGKRMLLKRACSWCKDFERFEENKQLSILVECYRKLCEYISASLSVEQAASTVRGYPEVMRMLQEVLDLKEKPEGLCNADTSNVTQNQALSTSESHSVSWLKTVTDPPQCSSNKSSNDIDILSVDKVTVCAPSSLDTVVDLEPPRSEMAPVHEPLTVEEFYSDTVAIKVLNDNSKTEKENGSKAVCAQEVLETPDTLQHKSEASGRQDRTLAVPSQQFSHPQNSESLPSNHPQQPSTGITAATHRKVRLSRKRSRSESDSETVQPLPLTCFIQGPPVAATAPPKVACEPNPPAQPAAAVPNGGVLKVNKALLDSCKNIQKSVDTHSSKKGHAKSKPSVAKPKVKTKSRVIAGGETPGQPPKTVYKKSQEKKGCKCGRATQNPSVLTCRGQRCPCYSNRKACLDCICRGCQNSYMANGEKKLEAFAVPEKALEQTRLTLGINVTSISVRNAGANAGVLSLTTGSPMASFLDTSPHEDQNFEDSLEMQFDC; encoded by the exons ATGAACCCGGTGAATGCAACCACTCTCTACCTGTCAGCGTGTCGCTCCACGTTTAAGTGCGATCCACAGGATCCAGAGACATACTCAGAATTGTTCACCGTCCTACCGTTCTTCAGAGATTCACTATCCTGCCGTGTATGTG ATCATTTGCTTCAAAATCCAGTATCCCCAGCTAATTCGAGTTGCCTGCACTACGTGTGCAAGGATTGCAGAGGTAAAAGGATGTTATTGAAGCGAGCGTGCAGCTGGTGTAAGGACTTTGAACGGTTTGAAGAGAACAAACAGCTTTCAATTTTGGTGGAATGTTACAGAAAACTATGCGAGTATATTTCAGCGTCGCTCTCAGTGGAACAGGCTGCGTCTACAGTCAGAGGTTACCCCGAAGTCATGAGAATGTTGCAAGAGGTACTGGATTTAAAAGAGAAACCAGAGGGACTCTGTAATGCAGACACATCAAATGTGACGCAGAATCAAGCTCTATCCACTTCAGAGAGCCACAGTGTCTCTTGGCTTAAAACTGTGACAGATCCTCCTCAGTGTTCCTCAAACAAGAGCTCAAATGACATAGATATTTTATCTGTTGACAAAGTAACGGTGTGTGCACCGTCGTCTTTGGACACAGTGGTTGATTTGGAACCGCCCCGGTCAGAGATGGCTCCTGTCCATGAACCGCTGACCGTGGAAGAGTTCTATAGTGACACTGTGGCaataaaagttttaaatgacaacagcaaaacagagaaagaaaacggTTCAAAAGCAGTTTGTGCTCAGGAAGTTCTTGAGACCCCTGACACACTGCAGCACAAGTCTGAAGCTTCAGGCAGACAGGACAGAACATTAGCTGTGCCCAGTCAGCAGTTTTCACATCCCCAGAACTCTGAATCTCTCCCGTCAAATCACCCTCAGCAACCGTCAACCGGGATCACCGCGGCAACGCACAGGAAAGTACGGCTGAGCCGAAAACGCTCTCGTTCAGAGAGCGACAGCGAGACAGTGCAGCCTCTGCCTCTCACGTGCTTCATTCAGGGACCACCTGTGGCTGCCACGGCCCCCCCTAAAGTAGCATGTGAACCGAACCCCCCCGCTCAGCCCGCTGCAGCGGTTCCTAATGGGGGGGTACTCAAGGTCAACAAGGCTCTGCTGGATTCCTGCAAGAACATCCAGAAAAGCGTCGACACTCACAGCAGTAAGAAGGGTCACGCAAAGAGTAAACCCAGCGTCGCCAAACCCAAGGTCAAAACAAAGAGCCGGGTTATCGCAGGGGGAGAGACCCCGGGACAACCCCCCAAAACCGTGTACAAAAAGTCTCAAGAGAAGAAGGGCTGCAAGTGCGGCCGAGCGACCCAGAATCCAAGTGTTCTTACGTGCAGGGGCCAACGGTGTCCGTGCTACTCCAACCGTAAAGCCTGTCTGGACTGTATCTGCAGAGGCTGCCAGAACTCGTACATGGCCAACGGGGAAAAGAAACTGGAAGCCTTCGCCGTTCCAGAGAAAGCCCTGGAACAGACACGCCTGACGCTGGGCATCAACGTGACCAGTATATCGGTCCGAAACGCAGGCGCGAACGCAGGGGTTCTCAGTCTTACCACCGGATCTCCCATGGCATCATTTCTTGACACCAGCCCACACGAGGACCAAAACTTTGAAGACTCCTTAGAAATGCAGTTTGATTGTtga
- the nceh1a gene encoding neutral cholesterol ester hydrolase 1a isoform X2, producing MKLLCGISLLLVVTVAYHIYIPLPRTISEPWKLMLLDAAFRCVTHVFNMAHHLGLTHRIHVLNYAINGVEMLVPVSCEGIQVQDTHFDGVQVRVYQPSQKEKNQLRRGVVFFHGGGWSIGAPKLGSYDLLCKKMASDLNAVVVTVDYRMAPEVHFPVQYEECLHATQHFLKPEVLAQYSVDPERVAVCGDSAGGNLAAAVSQQIGVDNDSSVKFKAQVLIYPVLQALDFNTPSYQQNQDVPILYRRLMARFWLEYLGANLDHVHPMLINNHTAKDHVRGSAHRAKLDWTTLLPQSIKKDYKPVVKETGSPEILEKLPALLDVRAAPLLAEEDRLRMAPRAYILTCEHDVLRDDGLMYGRRLEQAGVHVTSDHLQDGFHGCVSFAFWPCYFSVGIRAVQNYIAWLDENL from the exons ATGAAGCTACTTTGTGGCATCAGTCTGTTACTTGTCGTTACTGTTGCCTATCACATTTATATTCCACTGCCTAGGACGATTTCAGAACCATGGAAACTCATGCTGTTAGATGCTGCCTTCCGCTGTGTCACACA TGTTTTCA ACATGGCTCATCACTTGGGTCTCACCCATCGTATCCATGTTTTGAACTATGCTATTAATGGCGTAGAAATGCTGGTCCCAGTGTCCTGTGAGGGAATTCAGGTCCAGGACACTCACTTTGATGGAGTCCAGGTCCGTGTTTACCAGCcaagtcaaaaagaaaagaaccaaTTGAGGAGAGGGGTGGTCTTCTTCCATGGAGGTGGATGGTCGATAGGTGCTCCAA AGCTGGGCTCTTACGATCTTCTTTGCAAGAAGATGGCAAGTGATCTAAATGCAGTTGTCGTGACGGTGGA TTATCGAATGGCCCCTGAGGTACACTTCCCAGTGCAGTATGAAGAATGTCTCCATGCCACTCAGCATTTTCTGAAGCCAGAGGTGTTAGCCCAATATTCAGTCGATCCTGAGCGTGttgctgtatgtggagacagtgcagGAGGCAACCTAGCAGCAGCAGTATCTCAGCAG ATTGGAGTAGACAATGACAGCTCAGTCAAATTTAAGGCTCAGGTCTTGATCTACCCGGTGCTCCAGGCATTGGATTTTAACACTCCATCCTATCAGCAGAACCAGGATGTTCCTATTCTGTACCGCAGACTCATGGCCCGCTTCTGGCTGGAGTATCTCGGCGCCAACCTCGATCACGTTCACCCAATGCTGATCAACAACCACACGGCCAAAGACCACGTACGGGGATCAGCGCACCGTGCCAAGCTCGACTGGACCACCTTACTCCCTCAGAGCATAAAGAAAGACTATAAGCCTGTGGTGAAGGAGACCGGATCACCTGAGATCCTGGAGAAGCTGCCGGCTTTACTGGATGTGAGGGCAGCTCCGCTGCTGGCTGAAGAGGACAGGCTGAGGATGGCACCACGTGCCTACATCCTGACCTGCGAACATGACGTTCTGAGGGACGATGGGCTCATGTATGGGCGGAGACTGGAACAGGCCGGCGTCCACGTCACAAGCGACCACCTCCAGGATGGCTTTCACGGCTGTGTGAGCTTTGCTTTCTGGCCATGTTATTTCTCGGTAGGAATACGGGCCGTGCAGAATTACATAGCTTGGCTTGATGAAAATCTTTAA
- the nceh1a gene encoding neutral cholesterol ester hydrolase 1a isoform X1: MKLLCGISLLLVVTVAYHIYIPLPRTISEPWKLMLLDAAFRCVTQLGDMAHHLGLTHRIHVLNYAINGVEMLVPVSCEGIQVQDTHFDGVQVRVYQPSQKEKNQLRRGVVFFHGGGWSIGAPKLGSYDLLCKKMASDLNAVVVTVDYRMAPEVHFPVQYEECLHATQHFLKPEVLAQYSVDPERVAVCGDSAGGNLAAAVSQQIGVDNDSSVKFKAQVLIYPVLQALDFNTPSYQQNQDVPILYRRLMARFWLEYLGANLDHVHPMLINNHTAKDHVRGSAHRAKLDWTTLLPQSIKKDYKPVVKETGSPEILEKLPALLDVRAAPLLAEEDRLRMAPRAYILTCEHDVLRDDGLMYGRRLEQAGVHVTSDHLQDGFHGCVSFAFWPCYFSVGIRAVQNYIAWLDENL, translated from the exons ATGAAGCTACTTTGTGGCATCAGTCTGTTACTTGTCGTTACTGTTGCCTATCACATTTATATTCCACTGCCTAGGACGATTTCAGAACCATGGAAACTCATGCTGTTAGATGCTGCCTTCCGCTGTGTCACACAGTTG GGAGACATGGCTCATCACTTGGGTCTCACCCATCGTATCCATGTTTTGAACTATGCTATTAATGGCGTAGAAATGCTGGTCCCAGTGTCCTGTGAGGGAATTCAGGTCCAGGACACTCACTTTGATGGAGTCCAGGTCCGTGTTTACCAGCcaagtcaaaaagaaaagaaccaaTTGAGGAGAGGGGTGGTCTTCTTCCATGGAGGTGGATGGTCGATAGGTGCTCCAA AGCTGGGCTCTTACGATCTTCTTTGCAAGAAGATGGCAAGTGATCTAAATGCAGTTGTCGTGACGGTGGA TTATCGAATGGCCCCTGAGGTACACTTCCCAGTGCAGTATGAAGAATGTCTCCATGCCACTCAGCATTTTCTGAAGCCAGAGGTGTTAGCCCAATATTCAGTCGATCCTGAGCGTGttgctgtatgtggagacagtgcagGAGGCAACCTAGCAGCAGCAGTATCTCAGCAG ATTGGAGTAGACAATGACAGCTCAGTCAAATTTAAGGCTCAGGTCTTGATCTACCCGGTGCTCCAGGCATTGGATTTTAACACTCCATCCTATCAGCAGAACCAGGATGTTCCTATTCTGTACCGCAGACTCATGGCCCGCTTCTGGCTGGAGTATCTCGGCGCCAACCTCGATCACGTTCACCCAATGCTGATCAACAACCACACGGCCAAAGACCACGTACGGGGATCAGCGCACCGTGCCAAGCTCGACTGGACCACCTTACTCCCTCAGAGCATAAAGAAAGACTATAAGCCTGTGGTGAAGGAGACCGGATCACCTGAGATCCTGGAGAAGCTGCCGGCTTTACTGGATGTGAGGGCAGCTCCGCTGCTGGCTGAAGAGGACAGGCTGAGGATGGCACCACGTGCCTACATCCTGACCTGCGAACATGACGTTCTGAGGGACGATGGGCTCATGTATGGGCGGAGACTGGAACAGGCCGGCGTCCACGTCACAAGCGACCACCTCCAGGATGGCTTTCACGGCTGTGTGAGCTTTGCTTTCTGGCCATGTTATTTCTCGGTAGGAATACGGGCCGTGCAGAATTACATAGCTTGGCTTGATGAAAATCTTTAA